In the Flavobacterium sp. J372 genome, one interval contains:
- a CDS encoding RHS repeat-associated core domain-containing protein, which produces MVYDRLDRIVATGPAYSPFADGTIGWLRTYYDTFNRVCVTGWTPASDVTTDTRKALQSNSDTPVTLVRGSGTIDNIAISYAATPLAGNLKLLTVNYYDNYTWQGSPFTQGGIDKVELQDVNYNIKGQPTGTWDRVLTAPTEGFAQISSTLYDKKYRPIRTRTNNYLGGFTQADIKLDFDGTPQYTITTHKRTGSDTVLTTREDFTYTPEDRLLTHTHKINNNAPELMVHNTYDNLGQLKSKKVGGADTTGSVGLQKVDFEYNIRGWLKGINNIDNLNPTSTEEDLFAFKLSYNTPTNVNTAVLPLFNGNVTETYWRTQTDNNVRKYGYVYDQANRLLDAYYQRTVDVAIEHSSYDERVTYDKNSNILTLRRNGNYEEPNYTMQIDDLEYTYHPVEKNRLAKVVDIEANSSGFSDSADNNVDDYAYDAFGNMVSDRNKNIRAISYNHLNLPVTISIGAQLGNYSQYTYTASGVKVRNQQSAPGKFGPTTNTTDYLGGFQYYNNVLQHFPTAEGYVQHTVSGGVSSYRYIYHYKDHLGNNRVSYAFDAAENRVKILEENHYYPFGYKHFGYNEDSYVTIPYSYRYNGKEDIGLGMYDYGARHYDPSLGRWFAVDPLAEISRKYSPYTYAYNNPIRFTDPDGMANRDEIDTGIERSYNVTDWFTGDNTSDEGNWADAIAYNGPTADNQQAIFRQNFSSVSGAKGGEDKKDSNNSKTEPPIHLLKANIKKNKVLMAFFNLLKKRQKKGDNVFTLLAHGQAGVVGDQKGQNNFWLIRDVDQLDDLLRSKSPEYANLKDSTPFTLFLLSCNGGAADSQGFSIAETYAQVHENATVISFNGYAHWGVC; this is translated from the coding sequence ATGGTATATGATAGGCTTGACCGTATTGTGGCCACCGGGCCGGCTTACTCACCGTTTGCTGATGGTACCATTGGCTGGCTGCGTACCTACTATGATACTTTTAACCGGGTGTGCGTAACCGGGTGGACTCCCGCAAGCGATGTTACAACCGATACCCGTAAGGCATTACAAAGTAACAGCGACACACCTGTAACATTGGTAAGGGGTAGCGGCACAATTGATAATATAGCCATAAGCTATGCAGCCACACCCTTAGCTGGTAACCTTAAGCTGCTCACAGTAAACTACTATGATAATTACACATGGCAGGGCTCGCCCTTTACACAGGGTGGTATAGATAAGGTGGAGCTGCAAGATGTAAACTATAATATAAAAGGGCAGCCTACCGGCACCTGGGACAGGGTGCTTACTGCCCCAACCGAAGGCTTTGCGCAAATAAGCAGTACGCTTTATGACAAAAAATACAGACCTATACGTACACGTACTAATAACTACCTTGGCGGCTTTACCCAGGCTGATATTAAACTTGATTTTGACGGCACACCTCAGTATACTATTACTACCCACAAACGCACGGGTAGTGATACTGTGCTTACCACACGTGAAGATTTTACCTATACTCCCGAAGACAGGCTGCTTACCCACACCCATAAAATAAACAACAATGCCCCTGAACTAATGGTACACAATACCTATGATAACCTTGGGCAGCTGAAGAGCAAAAAGGTAGGCGGTGCCGACACCACCGGTAGTGTAGGATTGCAAAAAGTTGACTTTGAATACAACATACGCGGCTGGCTAAAGGGTATCAATAATATTGATAACCTTAACCCCACTAGTACAGAAGAAGACCTGTTTGCCTTTAAGCTGAGCTACAATACGCCAACTAATGTAAATACTGCGGTGTTGCCGCTCTTTAACGGCAATGTAACAGAAACCTACTGGCGCACACAAACTGATAATAATGTGCGCAAATACGGCTATGTGTATGACCAGGCCAACCGGCTTTTGGATGCCTACTATCAAAGGACTGTTGATGTTGCAATAGAGCACAGTTCATATGATGAGCGTGTAACGTATGATAAAAACAGCAATATACTTACACTTAGGCGAAACGGCAATTATGAAGAACCGAATTATACCATGCAGATTGATGATTTGGAGTATACGTATCACCCTGTAGAGAAGAACAGGCTGGCTAAGGTAGTTGATATTGAGGCCAACTCATCAGGGTTTAGTGACAGTGCCGACAATAACGTAGATGACTATGCGTATGATGCTTTTGGCAATATGGTAAGCGATAGAAATAAAAACATACGGGCGATAAGCTATAACCACCTTAACCTTCCTGTTACTATATCAATAGGTGCACAATTGGGCAATTACAGTCAATACACATACACAGCCAGTGGGGTTAAGGTACGTAACCAGCAATCAGCACCCGGCAAATTTGGTCCTACTACCAATACAACCGACTACCTTGGCGGTTTCCAGTACTATAATAATGTACTGCAGCATTTCCCGACGGCTGAGGGGTATGTGCAGCATACAGTAAGTGGGGGTGTAAGCAGTTATAGGTATATTTACCACTACAAAGACCACCTGGGCAACAACAGGGTAAGCTACGCCTTTGATGCGGCAGAAAACAGGGTAAAGATTTTAGAAGAAAACCACTATTACCCGTTTGGCTACAAGCATTTTGGGTACAATGAAGACAGCTATGTAACCATACCCTACAGCTACAGGTACAATGGCAAAGAAGATATAGGGCTGGGTATGTATGACTATGGTGCAAGGCATTATGACCCAAGCCTCGGAAGGTGGTTTGCTGTTGACCCACTGGCAGAAATAAGCCGAAAGTACAGCCCTTACACCTATGCCTACAACAACCCTATAAGGTTTACCGACCCTGACGGGATGGCCAACAGGGATGAAATTGACACAGGCATTGAGCGCAGCTATAACGTTACGGATTGGTTTACTGGGGATAATACAAGTGATGAGGGGAACTGGGCTGATGCGATAGCCTACAATGGCCCAACAGCTGATAACCAACAGGCTATTTTTAGACAGAATTTTAGTAGTGTAAGTGGTGCTAAGGGTGGGGAAGATAAAAAAGATAGTAATAATAGTAAAACTGAGCCGCCAATTCACCTCTTAAAAGCAAACATAAAAAAGAATAAAGTACTAATGGCCTTTTTTAATTTATTAAAGAAAAGGCAGAAAAAGGGGGATAATGTGTTTACCTTGCTAGCACATGGACAAGCTGGTGTTGTAGGTGATCAAAAAGGTCAGAACAATTTTTGGCTTATAAGAGATGTTGATCAACTTGATGATTTATTAAGATCTAAAAGTCCAGAATATGCAAATTTAAAAGATTCTACGCCATTTACCTTGTTCCTGCTGTCTTGTAATGGTGGCGCTGCAGATTCTCAAGGATTTTCAATCGCTGAAACATACGCCCAAGTACATGAAAATGCAACAGTTATTTCCTTCAACGGTTATGCTCATTGGGGGGTATGTTAA